Proteins co-encoded in one Parus major isolate Abel chromosome 17, Parus_major1.1, whole genome shotgun sequence genomic window:
- the GOLGA1 gene encoding golgin subfamily A member 1 isoform X1 gives MFAKLKKKIAEEAAVAPRPGGAARIPRSVSKESITSVGADSGDDFASDGSSSREDLSSQLLRRNEQIRKLEVKLSDYADQIRNLQKIKEKLENALEKHQDSSMRKFQEQNEAHQASRAKMAEGMALALEKKDKEWMEKLGQVEKEKKMLQTQLQEMREQSLNLFQKRDEIDELEGFQQQEIAKVKHMLLKKEESLSRTEQELEAHAQELTRAQAELQEARSESSGLRKDLQDLQQQFLELEARRDELMTAETNAENKITALELREQELQTVIQQLSVDLQNARVAGSGCEKRLEMLQVEHESLKVEYEQQKQKMTFEFAEKDKFTEQLQEKVSSLEKKLERNLSGDEHVRELLKEKAALEQRLEESRQQVLTDRTRHSEAVNRLETQNKELEEKLQIATETLKKSKEVAADRDLKIQKLQTDLEDERNQLQQQILSEKHQYDQKVTGLESQIGALEKAWELDKTTTQHRISQLEKENENLKRSKEEYESSLKQQESELNRLKNEMSSRETVSVEIAKALEETRKQREELQQQVSHLNVLIKEKDQLIDEKCDLLLKQKEKLNQLSQDHEAALLQVHQLQLDIEASQSQAVEKEETARKEIDELKLQVQECLLAREHEKNVSAVGNPSCQTSQEKREVLEMEESTRVLNNEHFPSPENSVVEQNGEVAAADVIQLQKDNRELEQQIAEKNKMIKQLQQRMTELKKTLQKELKIRPESEVPELRANSEVPNASVTVTNNSDLNDSREINFEYLKHVVLKFMSCRESEAFHLIKAVSVLLNFSQEEENMLKETLEYKMSWFGSKPSPKGSIRPSISSPRTLWP, from the exons atgtttgcCAAATTGAAGAAGAAGATCGCAGAGGAGGCAGCGGTGGCTCCCAGGCCCGGAGGAGCCGCCCGCATCCCCAGGTCTGTCAGTAAGGAATCGATCACGTCTGTGGGAGCAGACTCCGGAGACGACTTT GCTTCTGATggaagcagctccagagagGATCTTTCATCCCAATTGTTGAgaagaaatgaacaaataagAAAACTGGAGGTGAAGCTGTCTG ATTATGCTGATCAGATCCGAAATCTGCAGAAGATAAAAGAGAAGCTTGAAAATGCATTAGAAAAGCATCAGGatt CCTCCATGAGGAAGTTTCAGGAGCAGAATGAAGCTCATCAGGCCAGTCGAGCCAAGATGGCTGAAGGAATGGCTTTGgccttggaaaaaaaggataaG GAGTGGATGGAAAAACTTGGTCAGGTTGAAAAG gaaaaaaaaatgcttcaaacaCAGTTACAAGAAATGAGGGAGCAGAGTTTGAACCTTTTCCAAAAACGAGATGAAATCGATGAACTGGAGGgctttcagcagcaggaaattgCCAAAGTTAAACACATG cttttgaaaaaggaagaatcTCTGAGCAGAACAGAACAGGAGCTCGAGGCACATGCTCAAGAACTGACGCGTGCCCAGGCGGAGCTGCAGGAGGCGAGGAGCGAGTCCTCGGGCCTGAGGAAGGATCTCCAGGACTTGCAGCAGCAGTTCCTGGAGCTGGAGGCTCGGAG agatGAACTAATGACAGCTGAgacaaatgcagaaaataagatCACTGCTCTGGAGTTAAGAGAACAGGAGCTACAAACTGTCATTCAGCAGCTTTCTGTAGACTTGCAAAAT GCTCGAGTGGCTGGTTCTGGTTGTGAGAAGAGACTGGAAATGTTACAAGTGGAGCATGAATCTCTGAAGGTGGAATATGAGCAACAGAAGCAAAAG atgACTTTTGAATTTGCTGAGAAAGATAAATTTACTgaacagctgcaggaaaaggtgTCTTCCCTGGAAAAAAAGCTAGAGAGAAATCTCTCAGGAGATGAACACGTGCGGGAGCTGCTCAAAGAG AAAGCTGCTCttgagcagaggctggaggagagcaggcagcaggtACTGACAGACAGGACACGGCACAGCGAGGCTGTGAACCGGTTGGAAACACAG AATAAAGAACTGGAAGAGAAACTACAGATTGCAACAGAAACAttgaaaaagagcaaagaagtAGCTGCTGACCGGGATCTGAAGATCCAGAAGCTA caaACTGATCTAGAGGATGAAAGAAATCAACTGCAGCAACAGATTTTAAGTGAGAAACATCAGTATGATCAGAAAGTTACTGGGCTGGAGTCTCAGATTGGTGCTCTTGAAAAGGCTTGGGAATTGGATAAAACAACAACTCAGCACAGGATT AGCCaattggaaaaggaaaatgaaaacctcAAGAGAAGCAAAGAAGAGTATGAGAGTTCTTTAAAACAACAGGAGTCTGAACTGAACAGGCTAAAG AATGAGAtgagcagcagagaaactgTCAGTGTGGAAATTGCCAAAGCACTGGAGGAAACACGGAAACAGAGAGAGGAATTGCAACAGCAG gtTTCACATCTGAATGTCCTAATAAAGGAGAAAGACCAGCTGATTGATGAAAAATGTGATCTGCTgctaaaacaaaaggaaaaactgaaccAACTCAGTCAAG ACCATGAAGCTGCCTTGCTGCAGGTGCATCAGTTACAGTTGGACATAGAAGCAAGTCAGAGCCAAGCAgtggagaaagaggaaacagcaagaaaagaaattgatGAGCTGAAGCTGCAGGTACAGGAGTGCCTGTTGGCCAGAGAGCATGAGAAAAATGTGAGTGCAGTTGGAAATCCATCCTGTCAGACTTCCCAGGAAAAGAGGGAG gtTTTAGAAATGGAGGAGTCAACGAGGGTCTTGAACAATGagcatttcccttctccagaaaACTCTGTGGTAGAACAGAACGGAGAGGTGGCAGCTGCAGATGTCATTCAACTTCAGAAGGATAACAGAGAGCTGGAACAGCAAATTGCTGAGAAAAACAAG ATGATAAAGCAGCTTCAGCAAAGAATGACAGAACTCAAGAAAACTCTCCAGAAAGAGCTG aaaataagGCCTGAGAGTGAGGTACCTGAGCTACGTGCAAATTCTGAAGTGCCTAATGCTTCTGTGACTGTCACCAACAACTCTGACTTGAACGACTCAAGGGAGATAAACTTCGAGTACCTTAAACACGTTGTACTAAAGTTCATGTCCTGCAGGGAATCTGAG GCATTCCATCTCATtaaagctgtgtctgtgttaCTGAATTTTtcacaagaggaagaaaacatgcTCAAAGAAACTCTGGAGTACAAG ATGTCCTGGTTTGGGTCAAAGCCATCTCCCAAAGGCAGCATCCGGCCCTCTATCTCAAGCCCAAGGACTCTGTGGCCTTAA
- the GOLGA1 gene encoding golgin subfamily A member 1 isoform X4, translating into MFAKLKKKIAEEAAVAPRPGGAARIPRSVSKESITSVGADSGDDFASDGSSSREDLSSQLLRRNEQIRKLEVKLSASMRKFQEQNEAHQASRAKMAEGMALALEKKDKEWMEKLGQVEKEKKMLQTQLQEMREQSLNLFQKRDEIDELEGFQQQEIAKVKHMLLKKEESLSRTEQELEAHAQELTRAQAELQEARSESSGLRKDLQDLQQQFLELEARRDELMTAETNAENKITALELREQELQTVIQQLSVDLQNARVAGSGCEKRLEMLQVEHESLKVEYEQQKQKMTFEFAEKDKFTEQLQEKVSSLEKKLERNLSGDEHVRELLKEKAALEQRLEESRQQVLTDRTRHSEAVNRLETQNKELEEKLQIATETLKKSKEVAADRDLKIQKLQTDLEDERNQLQQQILSEKHQYDQKVTGLESQIGALEKAWELDKTTTQHRISQLEKENENLKRSKEEYESSLKQQESELNRLKNEMSSRETVSVEIAKALEETRKQREELQQQVSHLNVLIKEKDQLIDEKCDLLLKQKEKLNQLSQDHEAALLQVHQLQLDIEASQSQAVEKEETARKEIDELKLQVQECLLAREHEKNVSAVGNPSCQTSQEKREVLEMEESTRVLNNEHFPSPENSVVEQNGEVAAADVIQLQKDNRELEQQIAEKNKMIKQLQQRMTELKKTLQKELKIRPESEVPELRANSEVPNASVTVTNNSDLNDSREINFEYLKHVVLKFMSCRESEAFHLIKAVSVLLNFSQEEENMLKETLEYKMSWFGSKPSPKGSIRPSISSPRTLWP; encoded by the exons atgtttgcCAAATTGAAGAAGAAGATCGCAGAGGAGGCAGCGGTGGCTCCCAGGCCCGGAGGAGCCGCCCGCATCCCCAGGTCTGTCAGTAAGGAATCGATCACGTCTGTGGGAGCAGACTCCGGAGACGACTTT GCTTCTGATggaagcagctccagagagGATCTTTCATCCCAATTGTTGAgaagaaatgaacaaataagAAAACTGGAGGTGAAGCTGTCTG CCTCCATGAGGAAGTTTCAGGAGCAGAATGAAGCTCATCAGGCCAGTCGAGCCAAGATGGCTGAAGGAATGGCTTTGgccttggaaaaaaaggataaG GAGTGGATGGAAAAACTTGGTCAGGTTGAAAAG gaaaaaaaaatgcttcaaacaCAGTTACAAGAAATGAGGGAGCAGAGTTTGAACCTTTTCCAAAAACGAGATGAAATCGATGAACTGGAGGgctttcagcagcaggaaattgCCAAAGTTAAACACATG cttttgaaaaaggaagaatcTCTGAGCAGAACAGAACAGGAGCTCGAGGCACATGCTCAAGAACTGACGCGTGCCCAGGCGGAGCTGCAGGAGGCGAGGAGCGAGTCCTCGGGCCTGAGGAAGGATCTCCAGGACTTGCAGCAGCAGTTCCTGGAGCTGGAGGCTCGGAG agatGAACTAATGACAGCTGAgacaaatgcagaaaataagatCACTGCTCTGGAGTTAAGAGAACAGGAGCTACAAACTGTCATTCAGCAGCTTTCTGTAGACTTGCAAAAT GCTCGAGTGGCTGGTTCTGGTTGTGAGAAGAGACTGGAAATGTTACAAGTGGAGCATGAATCTCTGAAGGTGGAATATGAGCAACAGAAGCAAAAG atgACTTTTGAATTTGCTGAGAAAGATAAATTTACTgaacagctgcaggaaaaggtgTCTTCCCTGGAAAAAAAGCTAGAGAGAAATCTCTCAGGAGATGAACACGTGCGGGAGCTGCTCAAAGAG AAAGCTGCTCttgagcagaggctggaggagagcaggcagcaggtACTGACAGACAGGACACGGCACAGCGAGGCTGTGAACCGGTTGGAAACACAG AATAAAGAACTGGAAGAGAAACTACAGATTGCAACAGAAACAttgaaaaagagcaaagaagtAGCTGCTGACCGGGATCTGAAGATCCAGAAGCTA caaACTGATCTAGAGGATGAAAGAAATCAACTGCAGCAACAGATTTTAAGTGAGAAACATCAGTATGATCAGAAAGTTACTGGGCTGGAGTCTCAGATTGGTGCTCTTGAAAAGGCTTGGGAATTGGATAAAACAACAACTCAGCACAGGATT AGCCaattggaaaaggaaaatgaaaacctcAAGAGAAGCAAAGAAGAGTATGAGAGTTCTTTAAAACAACAGGAGTCTGAACTGAACAGGCTAAAG AATGAGAtgagcagcagagaaactgTCAGTGTGGAAATTGCCAAAGCACTGGAGGAAACACGGAAACAGAGAGAGGAATTGCAACAGCAG gtTTCACATCTGAATGTCCTAATAAAGGAGAAAGACCAGCTGATTGATGAAAAATGTGATCTGCTgctaaaacaaaaggaaaaactgaaccAACTCAGTCAAG ACCATGAAGCTGCCTTGCTGCAGGTGCATCAGTTACAGTTGGACATAGAAGCAAGTCAGAGCCAAGCAgtggagaaagaggaaacagcaagaaaagaaattgatGAGCTGAAGCTGCAGGTACAGGAGTGCCTGTTGGCCAGAGAGCATGAGAAAAATGTGAGTGCAGTTGGAAATCCATCCTGTCAGACTTCCCAGGAAAAGAGGGAG gtTTTAGAAATGGAGGAGTCAACGAGGGTCTTGAACAATGagcatttcccttctccagaaaACTCTGTGGTAGAACAGAACGGAGAGGTGGCAGCTGCAGATGTCATTCAACTTCAGAAGGATAACAGAGAGCTGGAACAGCAAATTGCTGAGAAAAACAAG ATGATAAAGCAGCTTCAGCAAAGAATGACAGAACTCAAGAAAACTCTCCAGAAAGAGCTG aaaataagGCCTGAGAGTGAGGTACCTGAGCTACGTGCAAATTCTGAAGTGCCTAATGCTTCTGTGACTGTCACCAACAACTCTGACTTGAACGACTCAAGGGAGATAAACTTCGAGTACCTTAAACACGTTGTACTAAAGTTCATGTCCTGCAGGGAATCTGAG GCATTCCATCTCATtaaagctgtgtctgtgttaCTGAATTTTtcacaagaggaagaaaacatgcTCAAAGAAACTCTGGAGTACAAG ATGTCCTGGTTTGGGTCAAAGCCATCTCCCAAAGGCAGCATCCGGCCCTCTATCTCAAGCCCAAGGACTCTGTGGCCTTAA
- the GOLGA1 gene encoding golgin subfamily A member 1 isoform X6, with protein sequence MFAKLKKKIAEEAAVAPRPGGAARIPRSVSKESITSVGADSGDDFASDGSSSREDLSSQLLRRNEQIRKLEVKLSDYADQIRNLQKIKEKLENALEKHQDSSMRKFQEQNEAHQASRAKMAEGMALALEKKDKEWMEKLGQVEKEKKMLQTQLQEMREQSLNLFQKRDEIDELEGFQQQEIAKVKHMLLKKEESLSRTEQELEAHAQELTRAQAELQEARSESSGLRKDLQDLQQQFLELEARRDELMTAETNAENKITALELREQELQTVIQQLSVDLQNARVAGSGCEKRLEMLQVEHESLKVEYEQQKQKMTFEFAEKDKFTEQLQEKVSSLEKKLERNLSGDEHVRELLKEKAALEQRLEESRQQVLTDRTRHSEAVNRLETQQTDLEDERNQLQQQILSEKHQYDQKVTGLESQIGALEKAWELDKTTTQHRISQLEKENENLKRSKEEYESSLKQQESELNRLKNEMSSRETVSVEIAKALEETRKQREELQQQVSHLNVLIKEKDQLIDEKCDLLLKQKEKLNQLSQDHEAALLQVHQLQLDIEASQSQAVEKEETARKEIDELKLQVQECLLAREHEKNVSAVGNPSCQTSQEKREVLEMEESTRVLNNEHFPSPENSVVEQNGEVAAADVIQLQKDNRELEQQIAEKNKMIKQLQQRMTELKKTLQKELKIRPESEVPELRANSEVPNASVTVTNNSDLNDSREINFEYLKHVVLKFMSCRESEAFHLIKAVSVLLNFSQEEENMLKETLEYKMSWFGSKPSPKGSIRPSISSPRTLWP encoded by the exons atgtttgcCAAATTGAAGAAGAAGATCGCAGAGGAGGCAGCGGTGGCTCCCAGGCCCGGAGGAGCCGCCCGCATCCCCAGGTCTGTCAGTAAGGAATCGATCACGTCTGTGGGAGCAGACTCCGGAGACGACTTT GCTTCTGATggaagcagctccagagagGATCTTTCATCCCAATTGTTGAgaagaaatgaacaaataagAAAACTGGAGGTGAAGCTGTCTG ATTATGCTGATCAGATCCGAAATCTGCAGAAGATAAAAGAGAAGCTTGAAAATGCATTAGAAAAGCATCAGGatt CCTCCATGAGGAAGTTTCAGGAGCAGAATGAAGCTCATCAGGCCAGTCGAGCCAAGATGGCTGAAGGAATGGCTTTGgccttggaaaaaaaggataaG GAGTGGATGGAAAAACTTGGTCAGGTTGAAAAG gaaaaaaaaatgcttcaaacaCAGTTACAAGAAATGAGGGAGCAGAGTTTGAACCTTTTCCAAAAACGAGATGAAATCGATGAACTGGAGGgctttcagcagcaggaaattgCCAAAGTTAAACACATG cttttgaaaaaggaagaatcTCTGAGCAGAACAGAACAGGAGCTCGAGGCACATGCTCAAGAACTGACGCGTGCCCAGGCGGAGCTGCAGGAGGCGAGGAGCGAGTCCTCGGGCCTGAGGAAGGATCTCCAGGACTTGCAGCAGCAGTTCCTGGAGCTGGAGGCTCGGAG agatGAACTAATGACAGCTGAgacaaatgcagaaaataagatCACTGCTCTGGAGTTAAGAGAACAGGAGCTACAAACTGTCATTCAGCAGCTTTCTGTAGACTTGCAAAAT GCTCGAGTGGCTGGTTCTGGTTGTGAGAAGAGACTGGAAATGTTACAAGTGGAGCATGAATCTCTGAAGGTGGAATATGAGCAACAGAAGCAAAAG atgACTTTTGAATTTGCTGAGAAAGATAAATTTACTgaacagctgcaggaaaaggtgTCTTCCCTGGAAAAAAAGCTAGAGAGAAATCTCTCAGGAGATGAACACGTGCGGGAGCTGCTCAAAGAG AAAGCTGCTCttgagcagaggctggaggagagcaggcagcaggtACTGACAGACAGGACACGGCACAGCGAGGCTGTGAACCGGTTGGAAACACAG caaACTGATCTAGAGGATGAAAGAAATCAACTGCAGCAACAGATTTTAAGTGAGAAACATCAGTATGATCAGAAAGTTACTGGGCTGGAGTCTCAGATTGGTGCTCTTGAAAAGGCTTGGGAATTGGATAAAACAACAACTCAGCACAGGATT AGCCaattggaaaaggaaaatgaaaacctcAAGAGAAGCAAAGAAGAGTATGAGAGTTCTTTAAAACAACAGGAGTCTGAACTGAACAGGCTAAAG AATGAGAtgagcagcagagaaactgTCAGTGTGGAAATTGCCAAAGCACTGGAGGAAACACGGAAACAGAGAGAGGAATTGCAACAGCAG gtTTCACATCTGAATGTCCTAATAAAGGAGAAAGACCAGCTGATTGATGAAAAATGTGATCTGCTgctaaaacaaaaggaaaaactgaaccAACTCAGTCAAG ACCATGAAGCTGCCTTGCTGCAGGTGCATCAGTTACAGTTGGACATAGAAGCAAGTCAGAGCCAAGCAgtggagaaagaggaaacagcaagaaaagaaattgatGAGCTGAAGCTGCAGGTACAGGAGTGCCTGTTGGCCAGAGAGCATGAGAAAAATGTGAGTGCAGTTGGAAATCCATCCTGTCAGACTTCCCAGGAAAAGAGGGAG gtTTTAGAAATGGAGGAGTCAACGAGGGTCTTGAACAATGagcatttcccttctccagaaaACTCTGTGGTAGAACAGAACGGAGAGGTGGCAGCTGCAGATGTCATTCAACTTCAGAAGGATAACAGAGAGCTGGAACAGCAAATTGCTGAGAAAAACAAG ATGATAAAGCAGCTTCAGCAAAGAATGACAGAACTCAAGAAAACTCTCCAGAAAGAGCTG aaaataagGCCTGAGAGTGAGGTACCTGAGCTACGTGCAAATTCTGAAGTGCCTAATGCTTCTGTGACTGTCACCAACAACTCTGACTTGAACGACTCAAGGGAGATAAACTTCGAGTACCTTAAACACGTTGTACTAAAGTTCATGTCCTGCAGGGAATCTGAG GCATTCCATCTCATtaaagctgtgtctgtgttaCTGAATTTTtcacaagaggaagaaaacatgcTCAAAGAAACTCTGGAGTACAAG ATGTCCTGGTTTGGGTCAAAGCCATCTCCCAAAGGCAGCATCCGGCCCTCTATCTCAAGCCCAAGGACTCTGTGGCCTTAA
- the GOLGA1 gene encoding golgin subfamily A member 1 isoform X2, with amino-acid sequence MFAKLKKKIAEEAAVAPRPGGAARIPRSVSKESITSVGADSGDDFASDGSSSREDLSSQLLRRNEQIRKLEVKLSDYADQIRNLQKIKEKLENALEKHQDSSMRKFQEQNEAHQASRAKMAEGMALALEKKDKEWMEKLGQVEKEKKMLQTQLQEMREQSLNLFQKRDEIDELEGFQQQEIAKVKHMEESLSRTEQELEAHAQELTRAQAELQEARSESSGLRKDLQDLQQQFLELEARRDELMTAETNAENKITALELREQELQTVIQQLSVDLQNARVAGSGCEKRLEMLQVEHESLKVEYEQQKQKMTFEFAEKDKFTEQLQEKVSSLEKKLERNLSGDEHVRELLKEKAALEQRLEESRQQVLTDRTRHSEAVNRLETQNKELEEKLQIATETLKKSKEVAADRDLKIQKLQTDLEDERNQLQQQILSEKHQYDQKVTGLESQIGALEKAWELDKTTTQHRISQLEKENENLKRSKEEYESSLKQQESELNRLKNEMSSRETVSVEIAKALEETRKQREELQQQVSHLNVLIKEKDQLIDEKCDLLLKQKEKLNQLSQDHEAALLQVHQLQLDIEASQSQAVEKEETARKEIDELKLQVQECLLAREHEKNVSAVGNPSCQTSQEKREVLEMEESTRVLNNEHFPSPENSVVEQNGEVAAADVIQLQKDNRELEQQIAEKNKMIKQLQQRMTELKKTLQKELKIRPESEVPELRANSEVPNASVTVTNNSDLNDSREINFEYLKHVVLKFMSCRESEAFHLIKAVSVLLNFSQEEENMLKETLEYKMSWFGSKPSPKGSIRPSISSPRTLWP; translated from the exons atgtttgcCAAATTGAAGAAGAAGATCGCAGAGGAGGCAGCGGTGGCTCCCAGGCCCGGAGGAGCCGCCCGCATCCCCAGGTCTGTCAGTAAGGAATCGATCACGTCTGTGGGAGCAGACTCCGGAGACGACTTT GCTTCTGATggaagcagctccagagagGATCTTTCATCCCAATTGTTGAgaagaaatgaacaaataagAAAACTGGAGGTGAAGCTGTCTG ATTATGCTGATCAGATCCGAAATCTGCAGAAGATAAAAGAGAAGCTTGAAAATGCATTAGAAAAGCATCAGGatt CCTCCATGAGGAAGTTTCAGGAGCAGAATGAAGCTCATCAGGCCAGTCGAGCCAAGATGGCTGAAGGAATGGCTTTGgccttggaaaaaaaggataaG GAGTGGATGGAAAAACTTGGTCAGGTTGAAAAG gaaaaaaaaatgcttcaaacaCAGTTACAAGAAATGAGGGAGCAGAGTTTGAACCTTTTCCAAAAACGAGATGAAATCGATGAACTGGAGGgctttcagcagcaggaaattgCCAAAGTTAAACACATG gaagaatcTCTGAGCAGAACAGAACAGGAGCTCGAGGCACATGCTCAAGAACTGACGCGTGCCCAGGCGGAGCTGCAGGAGGCGAGGAGCGAGTCCTCGGGCCTGAGGAAGGATCTCCAGGACTTGCAGCAGCAGTTCCTGGAGCTGGAGGCTCGGAG agatGAACTAATGACAGCTGAgacaaatgcagaaaataagatCACTGCTCTGGAGTTAAGAGAACAGGAGCTACAAACTGTCATTCAGCAGCTTTCTGTAGACTTGCAAAAT GCTCGAGTGGCTGGTTCTGGTTGTGAGAAGAGACTGGAAATGTTACAAGTGGAGCATGAATCTCTGAAGGTGGAATATGAGCAACAGAAGCAAAAG atgACTTTTGAATTTGCTGAGAAAGATAAATTTACTgaacagctgcaggaaaaggtgTCTTCCCTGGAAAAAAAGCTAGAGAGAAATCTCTCAGGAGATGAACACGTGCGGGAGCTGCTCAAAGAG AAAGCTGCTCttgagcagaggctggaggagagcaggcagcaggtACTGACAGACAGGACACGGCACAGCGAGGCTGTGAACCGGTTGGAAACACAG AATAAAGAACTGGAAGAGAAACTACAGATTGCAACAGAAACAttgaaaaagagcaaagaagtAGCTGCTGACCGGGATCTGAAGATCCAGAAGCTA caaACTGATCTAGAGGATGAAAGAAATCAACTGCAGCAACAGATTTTAAGTGAGAAACATCAGTATGATCAGAAAGTTACTGGGCTGGAGTCTCAGATTGGTGCTCTTGAAAAGGCTTGGGAATTGGATAAAACAACAACTCAGCACAGGATT AGCCaattggaaaaggaaaatgaaaacctcAAGAGAAGCAAAGAAGAGTATGAGAGTTCTTTAAAACAACAGGAGTCTGAACTGAACAGGCTAAAG AATGAGAtgagcagcagagaaactgTCAGTGTGGAAATTGCCAAAGCACTGGAGGAAACACGGAAACAGAGAGAGGAATTGCAACAGCAG gtTTCACATCTGAATGTCCTAATAAAGGAGAAAGACCAGCTGATTGATGAAAAATGTGATCTGCTgctaaaacaaaaggaaaaactgaaccAACTCAGTCAAG ACCATGAAGCTGCCTTGCTGCAGGTGCATCAGTTACAGTTGGACATAGAAGCAAGTCAGAGCCAAGCAgtggagaaagaggaaacagcaagaaaagaaattgatGAGCTGAAGCTGCAGGTACAGGAGTGCCTGTTGGCCAGAGAGCATGAGAAAAATGTGAGTGCAGTTGGAAATCCATCCTGTCAGACTTCCCAGGAAAAGAGGGAG gtTTTAGAAATGGAGGAGTCAACGAGGGTCTTGAACAATGagcatttcccttctccagaaaACTCTGTGGTAGAACAGAACGGAGAGGTGGCAGCTGCAGATGTCATTCAACTTCAGAAGGATAACAGAGAGCTGGAACAGCAAATTGCTGAGAAAAACAAG ATGATAAAGCAGCTTCAGCAAAGAATGACAGAACTCAAGAAAACTCTCCAGAAAGAGCTG aaaataagGCCTGAGAGTGAGGTACCTGAGCTACGTGCAAATTCTGAAGTGCCTAATGCTTCTGTGACTGTCACCAACAACTCTGACTTGAACGACTCAAGGGAGATAAACTTCGAGTACCTTAAACACGTTGTACTAAAGTTCATGTCCTGCAGGGAATCTGAG GCATTCCATCTCATtaaagctgtgtctgtgttaCTGAATTTTtcacaagaggaagaaaacatgcTCAAAGAAACTCTGGAGTACAAG ATGTCCTGGTTTGGGTCAAAGCCATCTCCCAAAGGCAGCATCCGGCCCTCTATCTCAAGCCCAAGGACTCTGTGGCCTTAA